In Raphanus sativus cultivar WK10039 unplaced genomic scaffold, ASM80110v3 Scaffold1062, whole genome shotgun sequence, the DNA window CTGGCCTGACACTGGAACCAAACTGTGGACAAGTGTGAAGGTTGAGTACAAAAAGGTGAAGACAAGCAAGAGGTCACTGTGCTCTGCTCCCACCGAGTCTGAGGAAGAATCACCACGCAAGAAGGCTCGTGTGTCCCCTGGCCAGGATACCTTGAATGCAGAGATAAAAGTTTGGCTCACTGCCATGGCTTCTAGTATGGTTGAAGGATTGGGGAGATGTGAGAGTTTGTTGACCACACAGGGCCGCATGATTGAGAGCCTTGCAAAAAAGGTAGAAGATATGGAGAAGATTGTGGGTGGAGAGAATTATGAGGATAAAAAAACTGAGGAAAACAAAGATGAGGAAGATGGTGGCAAAGATGAGGAAAATGGTGgcagtgatgatgaagaaggtggcagagatgatgaagaaggtgGCAAAGATGAGGAAGAAAGGAACGATGAGGAAAGCAGTTCTGAAGCCGATGAAGCCACTCCCAAGGAAGCCATTCCCGAGCAAGCCACTCCCAAGGAAGCCATTCCCGAGCAAGCCACTCCCAAAAGAGGCAGACCGAGAAAAGCGCAAGCTAAGAAAGGATCTAAAGCTGTGGAAGCCTCTCCTCAACTAAACAGACCAAAGAGAGGCCAAGCTAAGCAAGCCACTGACAAAGCCACTGTGGTTAGTAACAAATCAACTCCCCAAAAGAAAAAGAGCCGCCGTAAAACAGGGAAAAAGAAGTAACTTGTTTATTTTGGAATGTTTGAACGTTTTTTTGCTTGTTTTCACTTGGAATGTTTGACCTTTTCTCCTTCTCGTTTCAGCTTGTTTTCATTTCATGTTGGCTTGTTTGGTTTTTCTGCATGCAGCAGACTTCGTGTGCATATGAATGTTTGAACCTTTTGCGTGTGTAATGAATTCATTTTGTTGGTTTCACTTTCtaaattatgttattaatatgTTCTTTCAATTGAAAAAAATGCAGAGTGAGAATGGAGGCATAGATGAGAGTGTTGTTATAATAGAGAAAGAACAATCAAGCATTGATTATGATTCGGTGAGAAATCTGAAACAGGTCGTCAAGTTAAAAGCTGCTCGCATCTTGGCACGTGCTAAGAGTGACAGAATTCGTAGGCTTGCTGCTTCTCAGCAATCCCCCTTTCAAGGAGATAGCACGGCCAAGTCCATCATACCTAACAAGCCAAAGCGAGGACATGGATATTACCCATTTGGTCCTGTTGACCCCAAAAAGCTCTCTGTTCTTATTGATTGGGTGCAACTCGACCCGTAAGTCATTCAATCACATAACTGCTATATATAGGAACTGGTAGTGTTTGATGGTTTTTTGATTATTGACAGCAACTGGCGAAAGAAGGTGAAGGGTTCTTCATGTCACTGGTACTACATACTACTAACTCCTCCAAAAATGGCTGATTGACACGGTATGTAGACTTCTCTCTGATGTAGACTTCTCTCTGATGTAGACTTGTTTCTGATGGAAGTCTAATTTTGTAAATGCAGCACATGGATGCTGGGATTAATCTCTTAAGACTCCGGTACACGAAGCACCCAGAATGGTTTAGGTCGGACAGAATTTGCCTGCTGGATACTGCGTTCACTCAAATTTGGTCAGCAAAGTACAAAGAGTTTTTGAACTCTCCTGCCAATCCCGACGGCTCAGGTAAACTGCTCCCGTCCGGGGCCTTATACTACTACACTGGCGAGCACCCAGCTTATTGCAGATCAGACAAAACATGGGTGCTAGAGATTGATGATATATATGTGCCATTGTTTATCAACGAGGATCATTGGGTAGCTTGTTGGATATCAATCCCGAGGAGACACATAGTGATTTGGGACAGTTTTGTTGGTCACACCGACGATAAGGAAATTGCCGAGGCTGTGAAGCCTATTGCGCACATGCTGCCGTACATGCTGCATATGCTATCTCGCGGTGAGGACAGGGAGTTGTACACGGTTGATTTCACACATGAGAGGGTCCCAGCAACCGAGACACCACAGAATGTACAAAGTGGTGATTGTGGAGTGTACTGTTTGAAGTACATAGAATGTCATGCACTTGGCTTGGCATTCCCGTTTCATGACTTCTGTGATAAGAATGTGAAACAAATGAGGGCGAAGCTAGCGGCAGAGATATTTGACGAGACCAACATAAACGGCACAGAAACTAGAGAGTACAAAACTGCACTTGTTTATGAGTAAGGTTTGCAGTTCACTTTTGGGGTAGAATTGGAGgaaagtttgaagtttttttgGGTGACTTTCCTCAACGGATATATCTAGTAGATTTTTTTTACCAGACTATTGTATTGTGCTGTGAGTAGCAGACTGATGTAGTAGGTTTTTGTACCAGACTTGTAGTTGTAACAGACTATGTATTTTGCATGCAGCAGACTTCTGTGAAAGTCTTCTTTTAAAGAAGACTAATACTTAAGTCTGCTGCTAGACAATGAGGCAGCTTCTTTTGTATCAGAGATTATCagtattattcttttttttttcattacatCAGTACTCTTGTTTTTGACAAATTCAACGAAAAAACTATAGACTTCATTCATAGTCACTAACTAAAAAGTCTGCTCGGCCGAAAGCAGACATGTAATAAACCTGTCTAAAGACCTACAAACAACATTCATCACATAAGACAACATCCAAAGCAACAATACAACTCATAAGTTCAATATTGACTAAAAATCCACAAATCCAAATAAGTTCAATACATAAGACAACATCCAAAGCAACAATACTTAGTTCATATAGTTCAATACATAAGCCAAATCCAACATAAGTTCAATACATAAGACCTTTCATCCTGGACATTAGGACGGGTGTGGCCCGGTTTCTTGCACTGGGAGCAACTATAGCGTGGTTTGTTTCCCCTCATCCTAGAAATTTCAAGCCAAGTTTGCCACCTCGATTTCTTTTGCCTACCCGGACCACGCTTGACAGCAGGAGGAAGGCATTTATGCTTGTTCGAAGCTTCTTTGTCCCTTCTTTGCTGAGAGCTTCCAAATCTTCATCAGTAGGTGATGTGTCCTCAACTTTCAGAAGCTTCCAGATCCTCACTTTTGGGGCTTCCAAGTCCTCACTTTCGGGAGCTTCCAAATCCTCACTTGAGAGCTTCCAAATCCTCACTTTTGGGATAAATATTTGCTGCGTATGCTGCATAAAGATACTCCTTTGAATAGGATTGGCATACAAGAGTAGAGACATGAATGTTTACATCTTTTGCAGCTGCAATGGCATGTGAACAAGGTATCTTCTCAATATCGAACACACCACATTGGCACCTTCGAAGTTCCAAGTCAACAATACAATCTCGGTGTCCTCCTCTCACAACAAATCGCCAACCATCAATCCGTTCCACTTTCATCATATCTGCATACTCTTCCCGAATAGCCAATATTTTTTCAACCCCACGACTATGTTGTGATGTGAGACTTAAAGCATCTTCTCTCCTTTTAAAAAACCACCTTCCAAGCTTCTCCCGTATAAATTCAAGAAGGAATGAGATGGGGAATCCT includes these proteins:
- the LOC130503620 gene encoding uncharacterized protein LOC130503620; the protein is MEQLDFPPRQFTVGQEPVPAKSIGYYSSNTRLFSALREALNEKEWEELKESKLGVFLKFYELEFSWASRLVHYMLTFQLDCKKKYELWSLIGVKPVRFSLNEFGEITGLNCEYVKNLEHPLVEVTDEMKAFWELLGVNFERGPSIDDLTTACARCETWSTDDRKRLGYLAIYAGFIEAQRTTTPTRAALARLVMDLEVFEDYPWGRVAFKGLMDSVKKADLTKTSYYLDGFVEVLQVWIYHALPEFAAGYGDPVEADPLAGTPTPPLLAFLGGKGRKHGKEKLQKQTTINTCTVKDYSEMFPLWDDEVEYKKVKTSKRSLCSAPTESEEESPRKKARVSPGQDTLNAEIKVWLTAMASSMVEGLGRCESLLTTQGRMIESLAKKVEDMEKIVGGENYEDKKTEENKDEEDGGKDEENGGSDDEEGGRDDEEGGKDEEERNDEESSSEADEATPKEAIPEQATPKEAIPEQATPKRGRPRKAQAKKGSKAVEASPQLNRPKRGQAKQATDKATVSENGGIDESVVIIEKEQSSIDYDSVRNLKQVVKLKAARILARAKSDRIRRLAASQQSPFQGDSTAKSIIPNKPKRGHGYYPFGPVDPKKLSVLIDWVQLDP
- the LOC130503619 gene encoding uncharacterized protein LOC130503619 — protein: MDAGINLLRLRYTKHPEWFRSDRICLLDTAFTQIWSAKYKEFLNSPANPDGSGKLLPSGALYYYTGEHPAYCRSDKTWVLEIDDIYVPLFINEDHWVACWISIPRRHIVIWDSFVGHTDDKEIAEAVKPIAHMLPYMLHMLSRGEDRELYTVDFTHERVPATETPQNVQSGDCGVYCLKYIECHALGLAFPFHDFCDKNVKQMRAKLAAEIFDETNINGTETREYKTALVYE